The sequence GGTCCGCGAGCAGCCCGGGGCGGCCGGGCCGGGCGGCGGGCTGCTGCTGGTCGACACGCCGTCGCTGTACTTCCGGGCGTTCTACGGGGTGCCGCAGTCGGTGACGGCGCCGGACGGGATGCCGGTGAACGCGGTGCGCGGGCTGCTGGACGTCCTCGCCCGCCAGATCGCCGACCTGCGCCCGGCGCACCTGGTGTGCTGCTTCGACGGGGACTGGCGCCCGGCGTTCCGCGTCGAGCTGGTGGAGTCGTACAAGGCCCACCGGGTCGCCGACGTGCTCGACCCGGCGGCCGTGCCACCGTCGGTCCCGGTCTCGGCGGCGGCCACGCCCGGGCCGGCCGGCACCACCGAGGGCGTCGCGGCGGGCGCGGTGGCCGTCGAGGAGGTCCCCGACGAGCTGACCCCGCAGCTGCCGGTGATCGACGCGGTGCTGGACGCGTTCGGGATCTGCCGGGTCGAGGCGGCCGGGTTCGAGGCCGACGACGTGATCGGCACGCTGGCGACCCGGTTCCCGCACGGCGACGCCGCCGGCTGGGCGGCCCAGGACCGCGGCGAGGCACCCGCCGGCGGCGGCCCGTTCGCCGGGCCGGTGGAGATCCTCACCGGCGACCGGGACCTCTTCCAGCTGGTCCGCGACGACGTGCCGGTCCGGGTGCGGTACTCGGTGGAGAAGTTCGCGGCGATCGACGAGGCCGCGGTCAGCGCCCGCTACGGCGTGCCCGGCCGGGCCTACGGGGACTTCGCGACGCTGCGCGGCGACCCGTCCGACGGGCTGCCCGGCGTGGCGGGCATCGGGGCGAAGACGGCGGCCGCGCTGCTGACCCGGTTCGGGTCGCTGGCCGGCGCGCTCGCGGCGCTCGACGCGGGGCAGACCGACGGTTTCCCCGCCGGGGCGCGCCGCCGGCTGGAGGCGGCCCGCGACTACCTGGACCGGGCGGAGGTCGTCGTGCGGGTCGTCCCCGACGTGCCGCTGCCGGCGCTGGCCACCCGGCTGCCGGCCACTCCGGCGCACCCGGACGAGGTGCTCGCGCTCGCGGAGCGGTTCGGCCTGGCCGGTGCCGCGACCCGGCTGACCCGCGCCCTGACGGCGGCGGCCCGCCCGGCGTGACCCGCCGGGGCGCCAGGGCCGTCCCCGGGACCGGGGCCGGGCGGCGGGGTGCCGGCGTCGCCGCGGCCGGGAGATCTGGCCCACATCGGGGCAAAGCCGGCCGGGCGGGCGCCGACGCCGTCGCCGGGCGAGGCGGGCCTCCCGGACGGCCGGGCGGCGACGGTACAGACTGCGGGTGCTGGGCTCGTCGGCGGCCGGTACCCGGGCGGTCGCCAGCGGCCGGCCGGTTCGCCCCGGCCGGGCGCTGGCCGCGCCAGATGGCCGAGCCGGTAGTTTGACCAGTCATACTCCGGCCTGGGCAGCGCGTACGCGTGAACGTTTCGGCCAGGACACCGCTGTAGGTGTCCGGCCGTCGCCTACCGTTGCCCAGCGGATGTCAGTGGTGTAGTGGTCGCGGAGGTGGACGGGTGGGGCTGCGGGAGCGGCTCGCGGGCAGGCGTGTGTTCCTGACCGGGGTGACGGGGTTCGTCGGGGAGGCGCTGCTGGAGCGCCTGCTGTCGGACTTCCCGGACACCCGGGTCGTCGCGCTGGTGCGTCCCCGCGGCGGGCAGGACGGAGCGGCGCGGTTGCGCCGCCAGCTGCGCAAGCCCGCGTTCGCGGCGCTGCGGGCGTCGCTCGGCGACGGCGCGGTGGACCAGCTCGCGGCGCGGGTGGAGGTGCTGGCCGGGGACCTGGCGTCGATGCCGGACCTGCCGTCCGACATCGACCTGGTGATCCACTGCGCGGGTGAGGTGTCGTTCGACCCGCCGATCGACGAGGGGTTCGCGACGAACCTCGGCGGTCTGCAGGAACTGCTGCGCGCGCTCCGCGCCGGTGGCGCGTCGCCGCACCTCGTGCACGTCTCCACGGCCTACGTGGCGGGCCTGCGGTCGGGCCACATCGCCGAGGGCCGTCTGGCGCACGACGTCGACTGGGCGGCCGAGCAGGCGTCCGCGGCGCGGGCCCGCCAGACCGCCGAGGACGCCTCGCGCGCCCCGGAGCAGTCGGCGGCGTTCCTCGCCGACGCGCAGGCCAAGCACCTGCGGGCCGGCGCGCAGACGGTGTCGCGGGACGCCGAGGACCGCCGCCGCGAATGGGTCCGCGAGCGGCTGGTGCGCGCCGGGGCCGAGCGGGCGCAGGTGCTGGGCTGGACCGACAGCTACACGTTCACCAAGGCCCTCGGCGAGCGGTACCTGGAGGACGAGCACGGCGACCTGCCGCTGACGATCGTCCGCCCGTCGATCATCGAGTCGGCGCTCAACCGGCCGTTCCCGGGCTGGATCGAGGGCTTCAAGATGGCGGAGCCGCTGATCCTGGCCTACGGCCGGGGGGAGTTCCCCGACTTCCCCGCGTCGCCCGACGCGGTCGTCGACATCATCCCGGTGGACCTGGTCGTCAACGCGATCCTCGCGGCCGCGGCGGCGACCCCGCCCGTCGAGACACCCGCCTACTACACGGTCTGCTCCGGGTTCCGTAACCCGCTGCTGTTCCGGGAGCTGTTCGAGCACGTCCGCGCCTACTTCCGGGCGTTCCCGCTGCCGAAGCGGGGCCGCGGCGACATCGCGGTGCCGGACTGGCCGTTCGCCGGCGCGCGGGCCGCCGAGGCGAAGCTGCGCAACGGCGAGCGGGCGGCGGCGGTCGCCGGCCGGCTGCTGGAGCACGCGCCTCGGTCGGAGAAGGTCCGCCGGTGGGCGACCGAGTTCGACCGGTTCGAGTCCCGCGTCGGGTTCCTGCGCCGCTACTCGGACATCTACCGGGCGTACACGAAGGCCGAGCTGGTCTACGTCGACGACGCGACGAAGGCGCTGCACGACGCCCTGTCGGACGCGGACAAGGAGCTGTTCGGCTTCGACCCGGCCTGCTACGACTGGACGCACTACCTCGAAGAGGTCCACTTCCCCGCGGTCACGTCGATCCTGCGCAAGCCGCGGGACCCGGCGCCGGCCCGGCGCGCCGGGGTGAACCTGGCCGCGAACCCGGCGGCGCTGGCCGTGTTCGACCTGGACGGCACGCTGGTGACCTCGACGGTCATCGAGTCCTATCTGTGGCTGCGCCTCGCCGACGAGGCGCCGGGCGGGCGGGCGCGGGAGCTGGCGGGCCTGGCCGCGAAGCTGCCGAGCTACCTGCGGGCCGAGCGCACCGACCGGGGGCATCTGATCCGCTCGGTGTACGGCCGTTACGCGGGCGCGGACCCCGAGGAGCTGGCGCGGATCATCGACGAGGTGGCGGGGGACATCCTGCTGCGGCGGGTCAAGCCGGCAGCGATCCGCCGGGTCCGCGCGCACCGCGACGCGGGGCACCGCACGGTGCTGCTGACCGGGTCGGTGGACTTCCTGGTCCGCCCGCTGGCGCCGCTGTTCGACGAGGTCGTCGCGTCGCGGCTGACCGTCGGCGCGGACGGCCGGTTCACCGGGAAGCTCGCCGCGTCGCCGCTGGTCGGCGACGCGAGGGCCGCGTTCCTGGACCACTTCGCCGGCCGCGTCGGCGCGGACCTGTCCGCGTCGTGGGCGTACGGCGACTCGCAGTCGGACATCCCGATGCTGCGCGCGGTCGGCAACCCGGTGGCGGTCAACCCGGACCTGGCGCTGTTCCGCACCGCGAAGGCGAACGGCTGGGCTGTCGAGGAGTGGCCGTCAACGCCGGGGGAGCCACGCGCGGTCGCGCCGTCGCTGCGGGAACGGGGCCTGTTCCACGCGGCCCGTACCGCGGCCGCCCAGACCCGGGCGGCCGTCACAGGTGTGGGAGGTGCGCGGTGACCCGCGGGCTGGAGCTGTACCGGTCGGTGCCGCGCTACGCGGCGGCGCGGGTGCTGTCGAGCAGGCTGCCGTCGCTGGCGGGTGCCGCGGCGACAGCCGCCGCGCCGCTGCGCCTGGTCGACCACGGCGACCCGGCGCTGCCCGGGCCCGGCTGGGTGACGGTCCGCCCGAAGCTGTCCGGGATCTGCGGGTCGGACCTCTCGACGGTCACCGGCCAGTCGTCGTTCTACTTCTCCCCCCTGGTGACGATGCCGTTCACGCCGGGCCACGAGGTCCTCGGCGTGCTGCAGTCCGACGCGGCCGCCGCCGACGGGACCCCGCTGCGCGCCGGTAGCCGGGTCGTCGTCGATCCGGTCCTCGGCTGCGCGACCCGTGGGCTCGAGCTGTGCGGGAACTGCGCGGCCGGGCACCCGTCGCGCTGCGACCGGGTGACGGTCGGGCACGTGGCGCCGGGCCTGCAGACCGGTCACTGCAAGGACGTCGGGGGTGGCTGGGCGCGGGCGATGGTCGCCCATCACAGCCAGCTGCACCCGGTGCCCGACGACCTGTCCGACGAGCGGGCGGTGCTGGTCGAGCCGCTGGCGACCGCGGTGCACACCGCGGGCCGGGCCAGGGTCGCCCCCGGTGACCGTGTGCTGGTCATCGGCTCCGGTGCCATCGGCCTGTTCACGCTGCTGGCGTTGCGGGCGTACACCCCGGCCGCGCACATCACGGTCGTCGCCAAGTACCGCCGGCAGGTCGAGCTGGCGAAGGCGTTCGGCGCCGACGAGGTGCTGTCCCCGTCGGACACGCTCGGCGGGGTGCGTCGCGCGACGCGGGCGCTGCGGGCCGAGCCGGAGTTCGGCGGGTCGTTCCTGCTCGGCGGGGTGGACGTCACGCTGGACTGCGTCGGGTCGTCGTCGTCGCTGTCGACGGCGCTGCGGGTGACCCGCGCCGGTGGGCGGGTCGTGCTGTCCGGGGTGCCGTCGGGGGCGGTCGACCTGTCGCCGCTGTGGTACCGGGAGCTGGAGCTCGTCGGCACCTACGCCTCGTCGGGGCGCGCCGTCCAGTCCGCGGGCGAGGCGGCGCGGCCCGGTCTGGAGCCCGCCGGTTCGGCGCCGACGGCGGGCCTCGACGGGCCGTCCGGCGCGCGGTCGGACTTCGGCCGGGCGTTCGAGCTGGCCGCGTCCGCGCCGCTGGACGGCGTCGTCTCGGCGGTCTACCCGTTGGGCCGGTGGCGGGAGGCGCTGGACCACGCGCTGTCCGCCGGCCGCCTCGGCGCCGTGAAGATCGCGTTCGACCCGACCCAGACGACATGATCGTTACAATGGGCGGGGGTGCCGCGATGGACATCGCGGGCGCCGCCGCGTACACCACCACCAGGCCTGCCTGTCCGCGGGTGCGCGGCGCGGCCGGGGTGGGCAGGGCAACCGCAACGGCAACAGCCCGCGACGGCGAAGCACCGTCCGGGCCCGCGACGAGGGGAACGTGGCTGTGAGACCGGGGTTCGTGCTCGAGGTCGACGAGCGGACTCCCCCGCTGCTGGTGCACCAGGGTGAGGGCCTTCTGCTGGAGCAGTTCCCGCTGGGGACGCGGGTCGTCTACCCGCCGGAGTCGCTGCCCGGGCTGCCGGACGTCGACGCGGCGATCGCCGACGCGCTGGAGCATCCGCAGAACAGCGAGCCGCTGCGGGAGCTGCTGTTCGCCGGGATGAAGCTGACGATCGCGTTCGACGACCTGTCGATCCCGCTGCCGCGGATGCGCCGCCCGGACATCCGCCAGCGGGTCATCGAGCAGGTGTTGACCCTGGCCGCCGAGAAGGGCGTCGACGACGTCGAGCTGATCGTCGCGACGGCGCTGCACCGGCGGATGACGGCCGCGGAGATCGAGTACGTCGTCGGGGAGCGGGTGTTCCGGTCGTTCTGGCCGGACCACCTGTACAACCACGACGCGGAGGACAAGGACAACCTGACCCACGTCGGGCTGACCGACCACGGCGAGGACGTCGAGGTCAACCGGCGGGCCGCCGAGTCGGACCTGCTCGTCTACGTGAACGTCAACCTCGTCGCGATGGACGGCGGCCACAAGTCGGCCGCGATCGGCTTGGCGTCGTACAACTCGCTGCGCCACCACCACAACAGCCACACGATGCTGCACTCGACGTCGTTCATGGACCACACCCGCTCTGCGATGCACTCGTCGGCGTGGCGGATGGGCCGGCTGCTCAACGAGCACGTCAAGGTGTTCAACATCGAGTCGACGCTGAACAACCAGGCGTTCCCCGAGAAGTACGGGTTCCTGACCAAGCGCGAGTGGGAGTGGACGCGCAAGGACCAGGCGATGGCGTACGGCACGACGACGGCGCTGCCGAAGCTGCCGAGCCGTCAGCGGCACAAGTTCTTCCAGGGGATCGTCGCCGACTACCAGGTCACCGGCGTCCACGCCGGCGAGACCGAGGCCGTGCACGACAGGACGCTGGAGACCGTGCACCGCCAGCAGCTCGTCGAGGTCGAGGGCCAGTCGGACGTGCTGGTCTTCGGGCTGCCGTACCTCGGGCCGTACAACTCCGACGCGGTGATGAACCCGATCCTCGCGACCTGCATGGGCCTGGGCTACTTCTTCAACATGTACCGGGGCAAGCCGCTGGTCCGGCACAAGGGCGCGCTGATCCTGTACCACCCGGTGACG is a genomic window of Pseudofrankia inefficax containing:
- a CDS encoding HAD-IB family hydrolase; the encoded protein is MGLRERLAGRRVFLTGVTGFVGEALLERLLSDFPDTRVVALVRPRGGQDGAARLRRQLRKPAFAALRASLGDGAVDQLAARVEVLAGDLASMPDLPSDIDLVIHCAGEVSFDPPIDEGFATNLGGLQELLRALRAGGASPHLVHVSTAYVAGLRSGHIAEGRLAHDVDWAAEQASAARARQTAEDASRAPEQSAAFLADAQAKHLRAGAQTVSRDAEDRRREWVRERLVRAGAERAQVLGWTDSYTFTKALGERYLEDEHGDLPLTIVRPSIIESALNRPFPGWIEGFKMAEPLILAYGRGEFPDFPASPDAVVDIIPVDLVVNAILAAAAATPPVETPAYYTVCSGFRNPLLFRELFEHVRAYFRAFPLPKRGRGDIAVPDWPFAGARAAEAKLRNGERAAAVAGRLLEHAPRSEKVRRWATEFDRFESRVGFLRRYSDIYRAYTKAELVYVDDATKALHDALSDADKELFGFDPACYDWTHYLEEVHFPAVTSILRKPRDPAPARRAGVNLAANPAALAVFDLDGTLVTSTVIESYLWLRLADEAPGGRARELAGLAAKLPSYLRAERTDRGHLIRSVYGRYAGADPEELARIIDEVAGDILLRRVKPAAIRRVRAHRDAGHRTVLLTGSVDFLVRPLAPLFDEVVASRLTVGADGRFTGKLAASPLVGDARAAFLDHFAGRVGADLSASWAYGDSQSDIPMLRAVGNPVAVNPDLALFRTAKANGWAVEEWPSTPGEPRAVAPSLRERGLFHAARTAAAQTRAAVTGVGGAR
- a CDS encoding zinc-dependent alcohol dehydrogenase; its protein translation is MTRGLELYRSVPRYAAARVLSSRLPSLAGAAATAAAPLRLVDHGDPALPGPGWVTVRPKLSGICGSDLSTVTGQSSFYFSPLVTMPFTPGHEVLGVLQSDAAAADGTPLRAGSRVVVDPVLGCATRGLELCGNCAAGHPSRCDRVTVGHVAPGLQTGHCKDVGGGWARAMVAHHSQLHPVPDDLSDERAVLVEPLATAVHTAGRARVAPGDRVLVIGSGAIGLFTLLALRAYTPAAHITVVAKYRRQVELAKAFGADEVLSPSDTLGGVRRATRALRAEPEFGGSFLLGGVDVTLDCVGSSSSLSTALRVTRAGGRVVLSGVPSGAVDLSPLWYRELELVGTYASSGRAVQSAGEAARPGLEPAGSAPTAGLDGPSGARSDFGRAFELAASAPLDGVVSAVYPLGRWREALDHALSAGRLGAVKIAFDPTQTT
- a CDS encoding 5'-3' exonuclease, whose product is MSAGTSETASEGPARPVREQPGAAGPGGGLLLVDTPSLYFRAFYGVPQSVTAPDGMPVNAVRGLLDVLARQIADLRPAHLVCCFDGDWRPAFRVELVESYKAHRVADVLDPAAVPPSVPVSAAATPGPAGTTEGVAAGAVAVEEVPDELTPQLPVIDAVLDAFGICRVEAAGFEADDVIGTLATRFPHGDAAGWAAQDRGEAPAGGGPFAGPVEILTGDRDLFQLVRDDVPVRVRYSVEKFAAIDEAAVSARYGVPGRAYGDFATLRGDPSDGLPGVAGIGAKTAAALLTRFGSLAGALAALDAGQTDGFPAGARRRLEAARDYLDRAEVVVRVVPDVPLPALATRLPATPAHPDEVLALAERFGLAGAATRLTRALTAAARPA
- a CDS encoding lactate racemase domain-containing protein, encoding MAVRPGFVLEVDERTPPLLVHQGEGLLLEQFPLGTRVVYPPESLPGLPDVDAAIADALEHPQNSEPLRELLFAGMKLTIAFDDLSIPLPRMRRPDIRQRVIEQVLTLAAEKGVDDVELIVATALHRRMTAAEIEYVVGERVFRSFWPDHLYNHDAEDKDNLTHVGLTDHGEDVEVNRRAAESDLLVYVNVNLVAMDGGHKSAAIGLASYNSLRHHHNSHTMLHSTSFMDHTRSAMHSSAWRMGRLLNEHVKVFNIESTLNNQAFPEKYGFLTKREWEWTRKDQAMAYGTTTALPKLPSRQRHKFFQGIVADYQVTGVHAGETEAVHDRTLETVHRQQLVEVEGQSDVLVFGLPYLGPYNSDAVMNPILATCMGLGYFFNMYRGKPLVRHKGALILYHPVTPEFTQLHHPSYVDFYEEVLAESTDPATIEAKFEKQYATDPWYIHLYRTSHAYHGVHPFYMWYWATHGMDHVGDVVWVGGDRKACARMGFRAASTLADALEMVSGSVGRDPSITYLHSPPHAIADVR